In uncultured Bacteroides sp., one genomic interval encodes:
- a CDS encoding phosphoribosylaminoimidazolesuccinocarboxamide synthase, whose protein sequence is MSKALVKTDFNFPGQKSVYHGKVRDVYNINDELLVMVVSDRISAFDVILPEGIPYKGQVLNQIAAKFLDATADIVPNWKIATPDPMVTVGIKCVPFEVEMVVRGYLTGHAWREYKEGKRTLCGVAMPEGMKENQPFPTPIITPTTKAYEGHDEDISKEEIIAQGIVSKEDYEQLEKYTLAVYARGCEIAKQMGLILVDTKYEFGKKDGKIILMDEIHTPDSSRYFYADGFEERLAKNEPQKQLSKEFVRQWLIENGFQGKEGQQVPAMTEEYVNSVSDRYIELYENIVGEKFVKADLDDVAARIEKNVTAFLSK, encoded by the coding sequence ATGAGCAAAGCATTAGTAAAAACAGATTTTAATTTTCCGGGACAAAAAAGTGTTTACCACGGAAAAGTACGTGATGTGTATAATATCAACGACGAATTATTGGTGATGGTTGTAAGTGACCGTATCTCTGCATTCGATGTTATTCTGCCAGAAGGTATTCCTTATAAAGGACAAGTGCTGAATCAGATTGCTGCCAAATTCCTTGATGCAACTGCTGATATTGTACCTAACTGGAAAATAGCTACTCCAGACCCAATGGTTACTGTAGGTATTAAATGTGTTCCTTTTGAAGTGGAAATGGTAGTACGTGGATATCTTACCGGACACGCCTGGAGAGAATATAAAGAAGGCAAACGTACACTTTGCGGTGTTGCAATGCCTGAAGGAATGAAAGAAAACCAACCATTCCCTACTCCTATCATTACTCCTACAACAAAAGCTTATGAAGGTCATGATGAAGATATCTCTAAAGAAGAGATTATTGCACAGGGCATTGTAAGCAAAGAAGATTATGAGCAATTAGAAAAATACACATTGGCTGTTTATGCACGCGGATGTGAAATTGCAAAACAAATGGGTCTTATCCTTGTTGATACTAAATATGAATTTGGTAAGAAGGATGGCAAGATTATTCTGATGGATGAAATCCATACTCCGGACTCTTCTCGTTATTTCTATGCTGACGGCTTTGAAGAACGTTTGGCTAAGAATGAACCACAGAAACAGTTATCTAAAGAGTTTGTTCGCCAATGGTTAATTGAAAATGGTTTCCAGGGAAAAGAAGGACAACAGGTTCCTGCTATGACTGAAGAATATGTAAACAGTGTAAGTGACCGCTACATTGAATTATACGAAAACATCGTTGGAGAAAAGTTTGTAAAAGCTGATCTTGATGATGTAGCTGCAAGAATTGAAAAGAATGTTACTGCATTCCTTTCTAAATAA
- a CDS encoding DUF5715 family protein, translating to MRKLIPIVGLFFLICCLSACKDKTLKLNHPKNIRGVISFKRSFGDLNDLHLSAAQAIGIRPISSREDAEKLKGDLVFIESNEYYIVDSLTHSLPYLVPKASDLLSSIGSNFLDSLESKGLNPNQVVVTSVLRTQDDVKKLRKRNGNASEKSAHFYGTTFDVSWKRFTKVEDDRPMQEVNRDTLKLVLSEVLRDLRKAETCYVKYELKQGCFHITAR from the coding sequence ATGCGCAAACTTATACCAATTGTAGGCTTGTTTTTTTTAATTTGCTGTCTGTCTGCCTGTAAGGATAAAACCTTAAAGCTAAATCATCCTAAAAACATACGGGGTGTGATAAGTTTTAAACGTTCATTTGGTGATTTAAATGATTTGCATTTGTCGGCAGCTCAAGCTATTGGTATTCGTCCTATATCTTCACGCGAAGATGCCGAAAAGCTGAAAGGCGATTTGGTGTTTATAGAAAGTAATGAATATTATATAGTAGATTCTCTTACTCACTCACTTCCTTACCTTGTACCAAAAGCAAGCGATTTATTGTCCAGTATAGGTTCTAATTTTCTCGATTCTTTAGAATCTAAAGGATTAAATCCTAATCAGGTTGTTGTAACATCAGTGCTTAGAACACAGGATGATGTTAAGAAGCTGCGCAAACGTAATGGGAATGCATCCGAAAAGTCGGCTCATTTTTATGGAACAACTTTCGATGTAAGCTGGAAACGTTTTACAAAAGTAGAGGATGATCGCCCGATGCAGGAGGTTAACCGAGATACTTTGAAACTGGTACTTTCAGAGGTACTTCGCGATCTTCGTAAAGCAGAAACCTGTTACGTAAAGTATGAGTTGAAACAAGGCTGTTTTCATATTACTGCCAGATAG
- a CDS encoding DMT family transporter: protein MWLLLAFTSAFLLGFYDVFKKRSLKDNAVLPVLFLNTLFSSLIFLPFIICSAMGQEWISNTIFYVPVEGWEVHKYVLLKSVIVLSSWIFGYFGMKHLPLTIVGPINATRPVMVLVGAMLIFGERLNLYQWIGVLLAIVSFFMLSRSGKKEGIDFKSNKWIFFIVMAALTGAISGLYDKYLMKQFNPMLIQSWYNVYQLFIMGGVLMLLWWPKRKDTTPFRWHWSIILISIFLGAADFVYFYALSYDDSMISIVSMVRRSSVIVSFIFGAMFFREKNLKSKAIDLILVLIGMIFLYLGSK, encoded by the coding sequence ATGTGGTTATTATTAGCTTTTACTTCAGCCTTTTTATTAGGCTTTTATGATGTTTTTAAAAAGAGATCTTTAAAAGATAATGCTGTATTGCCGGTGTTGTTTCTTAATACACTATTTTCCAGTCTGATATTTTTGCCGTTTATTATTTGTTCTGCCATGGGGCAGGAGTGGATTAGCAATACCATTTTTTATGTTCCGGTCGAAGGATGGGAAGTTCATAAATATGTGTTGCTGAAATCGGTAATTGTACTTTCTTCATGGATTTTTGGCTATTTTGGAATGAAACACTTGCCGCTTACCATTGTAGGACCAATCAATGCAACTCGCCCGGTTATGGTATTGGTCGGAGCTATGCTTATTTTTGGCGAACGTCTTAATCTTTATCAATGGATTGGGGTTTTGCTTGCAATAGTCTCATTCTTTATGCTTAGTCGCTCGGGTAAGAAAGAAGGAATAGACTTTAAAAGCAATAAATGGATTTTCTTTATTGTGATGGCAGCCTTAACAGGAGCTATCAGCGGACTTTACGATAAATACCTGATGAAGCAGTTTAATCCAATGCTTATTCAGTCGTGGTATAATGTTTATCAGCTCTTTATTATGGGCGGAGTACTGATGCTTTTATGGTGGCCGAAGCGAAAAGATACTACTCCGTTTCGCTGGCACTGGAGTATTATACTAATCTCAATATTTCTTGGTGCAGCCGATTTTGTTTATTTCTATGCGCTTAGTTATGACGATTCCATGATTTCTATTGTATCTATGGTTCGCCGAAGCAGTGTAATAGTTTCGTTTATCTTTGGTGCAATGTTTTTCCGTGAAAAGAATTTAAAAAGCAAAGCAATCGATCTTATTCTGGTGCTAATTGGAATGATATTCTTATATTTGGGCTCAAAATAA
- a CDS encoding class II fructose-bisphosphate aldolase yields the protein MVNYKDLGLVNTKDMFKRAIAGKYAIAAFNFNNMEQMQAIIQAAVETKSPVILQVSSGARKYANQTLLRYMAQGAVEYAKELGCANPEIVLHLDHGDSFELCKSCIDMGFSSVMIDGSHFPYEENIALTKKVVEYAHQFDVTVEGELGVLAGVEDDVVAEHHTYTQPSEVVDFVSRTGVDSLAISIGTSHGANKFTPAQCTRDANGILIPPPLRFDILEEIEKEIPGFPIVLHGSSSVPQDLVAQINQYGGKLVDSIGIPEEQLRKAASSAVCKINIDSDGRLAMTAAVRKVFVEQPGEFDPRKYLGPARDTLKALYKLKLENVLGSAGKLAK from the coding sequence ATGGTTAATTACAAAGATTTAGGCCTCGTAAACACAAAAGATATGTTTAAGAGAGCTATCGCTGGAAAGTATGCCATTGCAGCGTTTAACTTCAATAACATGGAGCAAATGCAAGCTATTATTCAGGCTGCAGTAGAAACAAAATCTCCTGTTATCCTTCAGGTTTCAAGTGGCGCTCGTAAATATGCAAATCAGACTTTACTTCGTTACATGGCTCAGGGTGCTGTAGAATATGCTAAGGAATTAGGTTGTGCTAATCCTGAAATCGTTCTTCACTTAGACCATGGTGATTCTTTCGAACTTTGCAAATCTTGTATCGATATGGGATTCTCTTCAGTAATGATTGACGGATCTCATTTCCCATACGAAGAAAATATTGCATTAACTAAGAAAGTTGTTGAATACGCTCACCAATTTGATGTAACAGTTGAAGGTGAACTTGGTGTATTGGCAGGTGTTGAAGATGATGTTGTTGCAGAACACCACACATATACTCAACCATCTGAAGTTGTAGATTTCGTATCTCGCACAGGTGTTGATTCATTAGCTATTTCAATCGGTACTTCTCACGGAGCAAACAAGTTTACTCCAGCTCAATGTACTCGTGATGCTAATGGTATCTTGATCCCACCTCCATTGCGTTTCGATATCCTTGAAGAAATTGAAAAAGAAATCCCTGGATTCCCAATCGTTCTTCACGGTTCTTCTTCAGTTCCTCAGGATTTGGTTGCTCAAATCAACCAATACGGAGGTAAGTTAGTTGACTCTATCGGTATTCCAGAAGAACAACTTCGTAAAGCTGCTTCTTCTGCTGTATGTAAGATCAACATCGACTCTGATGGTCGTTTGGCAATGACAGCTGCAGTACGTAAAGTATTCGTAGAACAACCAGGAGAATTCGACCCACGTAAATATCTTGGTCCTGCTCGTGATACTTTGAAAGCTCTTTATAAACTGAAACTAGAAAATGTTCTTGGTTCAGCTGGTAAATTAGCTAAGTAA
- a CDS encoding endonuclease, whose amino-acid sequence MRKIFLHLLMQLLIVCIGGQLMAQIPSGYYTPAVGKKKAELKTALHTIIMNATVLNYGSGDGKTWSGFAKTDVRPDGTVWDMYSNNRVPVNGNSAAAGMNIEHSFPKSWWGGDERQAYRDLYNLNPSNSVANEAKSNYPMAVVDGTVTYSNGVIKVGKSSSRPGSLIDAWEPSDEYKGDFARGYMYMVTCYEDYSTDWTGTSALYELEKNAYPTFQQWAYQLLLKWSQEDPVSDKEINRNNAVYKIQGNRNPFIDYPDLAEYIWGAKTETAWSESADPALYSPTNNSTLDLGVTSISKVLEKEVSVSGKNLTGDLAITISGTGFTVNASSLTKDQVVAGAKITVQYTSASAATATGTLSLSGGGVTVSVNLKAEAVDGIPVLAASNVTSKSFVASWKNVSDASTKYDFSLYQSDKTTLVSGYPVSVDASLETQTVTNLTPDTQYYYKLTGGGLSSNFIGAKTLVAVPAVTATLQGGSLDFVTSPNAASSVKSVTVSTEYINSNIAVKVGTPFEVSLDQQTWSNAITLASAGGTFYVRMASSAAGSYQSTLSLSCTEISDDQEIPVTGVAELAKTFFEDFETGSKGSYTTSSADCTTGNWTFVNSLFMAGELKDLKNGTKSARLKPTGSIYMNTDKQNGAGTLSLLAGTFGTDAATTIGIYYSSDAGTTWNTVAENVAVSNSLKEYKYSINISGSIRIKVVNLTASSGSSRVNVDDISMTDYTSTAISKNEIDSFRFYVQSNQLVIQNDKIQNISIYNISGQIVYKHKLNPGVTSVTLPQGIYILNGDGVVKKIIIK is encoded by the coding sequence ATGAGAAAAATTTTCCTGCATTTGTTAATGCAATTATTAATTGTCTGTATAGGTGGACAATTAATGGCACAGATCCCGAGTGGCTATTACACACCCGCTGTAGGGAAGAAAAAAGCAGAGTTGAAAACGGCTTTACATACCATTATTATGAATGCAACAGTGCTGAATTATGGTAGTGGAGATGGTAAAACATGGTCTGGATTTGCAAAGACAGATGTTCGTCCTGATGGAACAGTTTGGGATATGTACTCAAACAATAGGGTTCCAGTAAACGGCAATTCTGCTGCAGCAGGAATGAATATTGAACATTCATTCCCCAAAAGCTGGTGGGGAGGTGATGAACGTCAGGCATATAGAGATCTTTATAATCTGAATCCGTCAAATAGTGTTGCTAATGAAGCAAAGAGTAATTATCCAATGGCTGTTGTTGATGGTACTGTTACATATTCAAATGGAGTGATAAAAGTTGGGAAATCAAGTAGTCGCCCTGGAAGTTTAATTGATGCCTGGGAACCTTCCGATGAATACAAAGGCGATTTTGCACGTGGATATATGTATATGGTAACATGTTATGAAGACTATTCAACTGATTGGACTGGTACATCAGCTCTTTATGAACTGGAAAAGAATGCTTATCCTACCTTTCAGCAATGGGCTTATCAGCTTCTTTTAAAATGGAGTCAGGAAGATCCGGTTAGTGATAAAGAAATAAACAGAAACAATGCTGTTTATAAAATACAGGGAAACCGTAATCCGTTTATCGATTATCCGGATTTGGCTGAATATATTTGGGGAGCTAAGACGGAAACCGCATGGAGTGAGAGCGCTGATCCTGCTTTGTATTCACCAACAAATAATTCAACTTTGGATTTGGGGGTTACTTCAATTAGTAAAGTACTAGAGAAAGAAGTCTCTGTAAGCGGGAAAAATCTGACTGGAGATTTGGCTATAACCATTTCCGGAACCGGATTTACTGTTAATGCATCTTCTTTAACGAAAGATCAGGTGGTCGCAGGTGCAAAAATTACTGTTCAGTATACTTCTGCTTCAGCTGCAACTGCAACAGGTACACTTTCCTTATCAGGAGGCGGAGTAACTGTTTCTGTAAATCTTAAAGCTGAAGCTGTTGATGGCATACCTGTGCTTGCGGCTTCAAATGTAACTTCAAAATCATTCGTTGCTTCATGGAAAAATGTGAGCGATGCGTCAACTAAATACGACTTTAGTCTTTATCAATCGGATAAAACAACTTTGGTTAGCGGTTATCCGGTAAGTGTTGATGCTTCTTTAGAAACTCAAACTGTTACAAATCTTACACCGGATACACAGTATTATTATAAGCTTACCGGTGGTGGACTCTCTTCAAATTTTATAGGTGCAAAAACATTAGTTGCTGTACCTGCTGTAACAGCAACCTTGCAGGGTGGAAGCCTTGACTTTGTAACATCACCCAATGCTGCATCATCTGTAAAAAGCGTAACTGTTTCAACAGAATATATCAATAGTAATATTGCTGTTAAGGTTGGTACACCTTTTGAAGTGTCATTAGATCAACAAACGTGGTCAAATGCTATCACTCTTGCTTCTGCAGGAGGAACGTTCTATGTTCGTATGGCTTCTTCTGCTGCAGGTAGTTATCAGTCAACACTATCTCTTTCATGCACTGAAATTTCAGACGATCAGGAAATACCGGTAACTGGGGTTGCTGAGTTGGCTAAAACTTTTTTTGAGGATTTTGAAACAGGATCAAAAGGATCTTATACAACTAGTTCTGCTGATTGTACAACTGGTAACTGGACTTTTGTGAATTCATTGTTTATGGCGGGCGAACTGAAAGATTTGAAGAATGGTACAAAATCAGCTCGTTTAAAACCTACTGGTTCTATATACATGAACACTGATAAGCAAAATGGTGCAGGTACACTTTCTTTGCTTGCAGGAACTTTTGGTACAGATGCTGCTACTACAATTGGAATTTATTATTCTTCTGATGCAGGAACAACATGGAATACAGTAGCTGAAAATGTAGCTGTATCAAACTCATTAAAGGAATATAAGTATTCAATAAATATATCTGGTTCGATACGAATTAAAGTTGTAAATTTAACAGCTTCAAGTGGTTCTTCTCGTGTAAATGTTGATGATATCTCTATGACAGATTATACTTCAACCGCTATTTCCAAGAATGAAATTGATTCATTCCGTTTCTATGTACAAAGTAACCAACTTGTTATTCAGAATGATAAGATTCAAAATATCAGTATCTATAACATCTCCGGGCAAATTGTATATAAGCATAAACTGAATCCGGGTGTAACTTCTGTCACACTTCCTCAAGGTATATATATACTTAATGGAGATGGAGTAGTGAAGAAGATTATTATTAAGTAA
- a CDS encoding PhoH family protein produces the protein MIEKLIVLEDIDPVIFYGVNNTNIQLIKALFPKLRIVARGNVIKVMGDEEEMCAFEENILALEKHCVQYNSLKEEVIIDIIKGNAPQTEKNGNVIVFSVTGKPIIPRSDNQLKLVEGFEKNDMLFAIGPAGSGKTYTSIALAVRALKQKEIKKIILSRPAVEAGEKLGFLPGDIKEKIDPYLQPLYDALQDMIPAAKLKEYMELNIIQIAPLAFMRGRTLNDAVVILDEAQNTTTQQIKMFLTRMGMNTKMIITGDLTQIDLPAAQTSGLVQAMRILKGVKGISFVELGKKDIVRHKIVERIVEAYEKFDEKKKKEKQLEESQKQIQ, from the coding sequence ATGATAGAAAAACTGATTGTTCTCGAAGACATCGATCCGGTTATCTTCTATGGTGTGAATAACACCAACATTCAACTAATAAAAGCCTTATTCCCAAAATTAAGGATAGTAGCTCGTGGAAATGTAATTAAGGTGATGGGTGACGAAGAGGAGATGTGCGCGTTTGAGGAGAATATTTTAGCTTTAGAAAAACATTGTGTTCAATACAATTCTTTAAAAGAAGAGGTCATTATAGATATTATAAAAGGTAACGCTCCCCAGACTGAAAAAAACGGAAACGTAATTGTATTCAGTGTTACAGGAAAGCCTATCATTCCACGCAGTGACAATCAATTAAAACTAGTGGAAGGATTTGAAAAGAATGATATGCTCTTTGCTATCGGCCCGGCTGGTTCGGGAAAGACTTACACTTCTATTGCTCTGGCTGTAAGAGCATTGAAACAAAAAGAAATTAAAAAAATCATTTTAAGTCGCCCTGCTGTTGAAGCTGGTGAGAAACTAGGTTTTCTTCCGGGTGATATAAAAGAAAAGATTGATCCGTATCTGCAACCTCTATACGACGCACTTCAGGATATGATTCCCGCTGCTAAGTTAAAGGAATATATGGAACTAAATATTATTCAGATTGCACCGCTGGCTTTTATGCGCGGCCGTACACTAAACGACGCTGTCGTTATTCTCGACGAAGCCCAAAACACTACCACTCAACAAATTAAAATGTTTCTTACCCGCATGGGGATGAATACTAAAATGATTATTACGGGCGACCTTACTCAGATTGACCTTCCGGCTGCCCAAACTTCCGGACTTGTTCAGGCAATGCGTATTCTGAAAGGAGTAAAAGGTATCAGCTTTGTAGAACTTGGAAAGAAAGATATTGTTCGTCACAAGATAGTGGAACGAATCGTTGAAGCTTATGAAAAATTCGACGAGAAAAAGAAAAAAGAAAAACAATTAGAAGAATCCCAAAAACAAATACAATAA
- a CDS encoding type B 50S ribosomal protein L31, giving the protein MKKGIHPESYRPVVFKDMSNGDVFLSQSTCNTKETIEFEGATYPLVKLEISNTSHPFYTGKSTMIDTAGRIDKFKNRYGDRSKK; this is encoded by the coding sequence ATGAAAAAAGGTATTCATCCAGAATCATATCGTCCAGTCGTATTTAAGGATATGTCTAATGGCGATGTATTTTTATCTCAATCTACTTGCAACACTAAAGAAACTATCGAATTCGAAGGTGCAACTTATCCATTGGTTAAGCTTGAAATTTCTAACACTTCTCACCCTTTTTACACTGGTAAATCTACAATGATTGATACTGCCGGTCGTATTGATAAGTTTAAGAACCGTTACGGAGATCGTAGCAAGAAATAA
- a CDS encoding IS3 family transposase, with the protein MADYVLPFKSNLYQVITDVREEDPGIGGEKLWVMYSQYFGKRYRIGRDAFLKVLKRYNLMLKAPRKSCRTTDSTHDLPTYPNLIKDLAITRSNQVWVSDITYIRLREDDFCFLSLVTDAYDHEIVGAYVGPTLATVHTIEALKQACKKRNIQNTEGLTHHSDRGVQYASYMYVNELKQKGIRISMTENGDPKENAIAERVNGILKKEFLNQYSFETIELVRQAVQQAVTFYNTKRPHRSLDMLTPQQAFGKTGMIKKRWTSYKDKYREACPQ; encoded by the coding sequence TTGGCAGATTATGTTTTGCCTTTTAAATCAAACCTTTATCAGGTTATTACAGATGTTCGAGAGGAGGATCCCGGTATCGGCGGCGAAAAGCTATGGGTGATGTATAGTCAATACTTCGGCAAACGTTATAGAATAGGTCGTGATGCTTTTTTAAAAGTGCTCAAGCGGTACAACTTGATGCTCAAGGCACCCAGAAAAAGTTGTCGTACCACAGACTCCACCCACGACTTGCCGACCTACCCCAATCTAATTAAGGATTTGGCTATCACCCGTTCTAACCAAGTCTGGGTTAGTGATATTACCTATATCCGCTTGCGGGAAGACGATTTCTGTTTTCTCTCCTTGGTGACAGATGCGTACGACCATGAAATCGTAGGTGCTTACGTCGGCCCTACGCTAGCCACTGTCCACACCATAGAAGCCCTTAAACAGGCTTGCAAGAAGAGAAACATACAAAATACAGAAGGGCTGACTCATCATTCGGACCGAGGGGTGCAGTATGCCAGCTACATGTACGTAAATGAACTGAAACAAAAAGGAATAAGGATTAGTATGACGGAAAATGGAGACCCTAAAGAAAATGCAATAGCGGAAAGAGTAAATGGGATTCTCAAAAAGGAATTCCTTAACCAATATTCCTTTGAAACAATCGAACTGGTTAGACAAGCAGTGCAGCAGGCTGTCACATTCTACAATACCAAACGCCCCCATAGGAGTTTGGATATGCTTACTCCACAACAGGCTTTTGGGAAGACCGGAATGATCAAGAAACGATGGACAAGTTATAAAGATAAATACAGAGAAGCTTGCCCGCAATAA
- a CDS encoding endonuclease/exonuclease/phosphatase family protein, which translates to MKKLLIALNLLLLFSLSINAQEKRKYALYSVAFYNMENLFDYTHDQGKDDYEYLPEGKNNWDSTKYVSKLKNMSEVLGMLARDKQPEGPAFIGLAEIENRHVLEDLIKQPALASNDYQIVHYEGPDKRGIDCALLYNPALFKVKTSKLLPYVNPDDTVHKTRGFLVVNGVMADENVTVIVNHWPSRGADSPARILAGKQVYAIKDSLLRENPTLKIVIMGDMNDDPMDESMSKSLGARREIADVEVGGLYNPWWNTLQVKGMGTLTYRGKWNLFDQIVVSSNLLGDDRSTLKFCKNEIFYRDFMIQQEGNYKGSPKRTFGGSLWLNGYSDHLPTIIYFLKEVK; encoded by the coding sequence ATGAAGAAACTGCTGATAGCATTGAATTTGCTTCTTTTATTTTCCTTATCAATAAATGCACAGGAAAAAAGGAAGTATGCGCTTTATAGCGTAGCTTTTTATAACATGGAAAACTTATTTGATTACACTCATGATCAGGGCAAAGATGATTATGAATATCTTCCCGAAGGGAAAAATAATTGGGATTCTACCAAATATGTATCCAAACTAAAGAATATGTCCGAAGTGCTTGGCATGTTGGCACGTGATAAACAGCCCGAAGGTCCGGCTTTTATCGGATTGGCCGAGATAGAAAACAGGCATGTGCTTGAAGATTTGATTAAACAACCGGCACTTGCTTCTAACGATTATCAGATTGTTCATTATGAAGGTCCGGATAAACGTGGAATTGATTGTGCACTTTTGTACAATCCTGCTTTGTTTAAAGTTAAAACAAGCAAGCTTCTTCCTTATGTAAATCCTGATGATACTGTTCATAAAACACGTGGATTCCTGGTTGTAAACGGAGTAATGGCCGACGAAAATGTTACTGTCATTGTTAATCACTGGCCATCCCGGGGAGCTGATTCGCCGGCCCGTATATTAGCTGGCAAGCAAGTTTATGCTATTAAAGACTCTTTGCTTCGCGAAAATCCTACTTTAAAGATTGTTATTATGGGAGATATGAATGACGACCCAATGGATGAAAGTATGAGCAAATCTTTAGGTGCACGGAGAGAAATAGCAGACGTGGAAGTAGGCGGACTGTATAATCCATGGTGGAATACTTTGCAGGTAAAAGGAATGGGAACATTAACTTACCGGGGAAAATGGAATCTTTTCGATCAGATTGTGGTATCATCCAATTTGTTGGGTGATGACAGAAGTACATTAAAGTTCTGCAAAAATGAAATTTTCTATCGTGATTTCATGATACAGCAAGAAGGTAATTATAAAGGCTCGCCTAAAAGAACCTTTGGAGGCAGTTTGTGGCTGAATGGCTATAGCGATCACTTGCCAACTATTATTTACTTTCTTAAAGAGGTTAAATAA
- a CDS encoding DUF3256 family protein, whose translation MKKIFLLCFLMACVISLHAQDAKSVFINMPDSLSPLLTKVNREDFADFLESNMKAQVKNKMEKMSEMKTLTKDYVYLQTTPQSSFQMKLLQLNDTTKIICVVNTVCGPACDSRILFYTTAWKELPAKDYIELPKMEQFFVAPDSTQLEAYNNARAALDFYLLKTDLSKDNSDITFTYSSPEYLDETAAKDLAPFVKKALVYVWKEGRFTLKM comes from the coding sequence ATGAAAAAGATATTCCTTCTTTGTTTTTTGATGGCTTGTGTCATCTCCTTGCATGCACAGGATGCCAAATCGGTATTTATTAATATGCCCGATTCCTTGTCGCCTTTGCTCACAAAAGTAAACCGGGAAGACTTTGCAGATTTTCTCGAAAGCAATATGAAAGCGCAAGTCAAGAATAAGATGGAAAAAATGTCGGAAATGAAAACTCTGACTAAAGATTATGTTTATTTGCAGACTACCCCTCAGAGTAGCTTTCAGATGAAATTGCTTCAGTTGAACGATACCACAAAAATTATTTGTGTAGTTAATACCGTTTGTGGTCCGGCTTGCGATAGTCGCATCCTTTTTTATACCACAGCATGGAAAGAACTACCGGCGAAAGATTATATAGAATTACCAAAGATGGAGCAATTCTTCGTAGCTCCGGATTCTACTCAACTCGAAGCATATAATAATGCACGGGCTGCATTGGATTTTTATTTGTTGAAGACTGATCTTTCAAAAGATAACAGTGATATTACTTTTACTTATTCTTCCCCTGAATATCTGGATGAAACTGCAGCAAAGGATTTGGCTCCTTTCGTAAAGAAGGCACTTGTTTATGTTTGGAAAGAGGGTCGGTTTACATTGAAAATGTAA
- the truA gene encoding tRNA pseudouridine(38-40) synthase TruA, producing the protein MQRYFIYLAYEGTNYHGWQVQPNGVSVQECLQKALSTLLRVETEVVGAGRTDAGVHAKLMVAHFDSEKEDLNLALLTDKLNRLLPPDISVYRVCKVHSEAHARFDALSRTYKYYITSVKSPFNRHLKWRIHGSLNYGLMNEAAKILFEFTDFTSFSKLHTDVKTNNCKIMQAEWIQEDETTWVFTIKADRFLRNMVRAIVGTLVEVGRGKMSIEEFRKVIEQKDRCKAGASVPGHALFLVDIEYPAETFI; encoded by the coding sequence GTGCAACGATACTTTATTTATTTAGCCTACGAGGGGACAAATTATCACGGTTGGCAGGTGCAGCCCAACGGTGTGAGTGTACAGGAATGCTTGCAAAAAGCACTTTCTACTCTACTTCGCGTTGAAACAGAAGTAGTAGGTGCCGGCAGAACTGATGCCGGTGTTCATGCCAAACTGATGGTGGCACACTTTGATTCAGAGAAAGAAGATCTTAATCTTGCATTGCTGACCGATAAACTGAACAGATTACTTCCACCAGATATTTCCGTATATCGTGTTTGTAAAGTACATTCCGAAGCGCACGCTCGCTTTGATGCTTTGTCTCGTACCTATAAATATTACATCACCTCTGTAAAATCACCGTTTAACCGTCATCTGAAATGGCGGATACATGGATCGCTCAACTATGGACTGATGAACGAGGCTGCAAAGATACTGTTTGAATTTACCGACTTTACCAGTTTTAGTAAACTCCATACCGATGTAAAAACCAATAATTGCAAAATTATGCAGGCGGAGTGGATTCAGGAAGATGAAACAACCTGGGTATTTACTATAAAAGCCGACCGTTTTCTTCGCAATATGGTGCGTGCCATTGTGGGGACGCTGGTAGAAGTAGGGCGAGGTAAAATGAGTATTGAAGAATTCCGTAAAGTGATAGAACAAAAAGACAGATGCAAAGCAGGTGCTTCTGTTCCGGGTCATGCATTGTTTTTAGTAGATATTGAATATCCTGCTGAAACTTTTATATAA